From the Nycticebus coucang isolate mNycCou1 chromosome 13, mNycCou1.pri, whole genome shotgun sequence genome, the window TCGCCGCAGAGTCGCGCGCTCCTCCGGGACGCCCTCCTCCCTCAGTACGGACACTCCGCTAACCGGGACTCCCTGCACCCCTACGCCGTCCCCTGGAAGTCCTCCAAGCCCTAGTCCGGACAGTGGCTCCGGTTCAGCTCTCATGCCCCAACAGAGTTTGCCCCGGTAGTCCTGGGTCTTGGCCCTGGCGCCAGGGGGTTGAGGATACACCTCTGCTGGCAGAGGTAGTAGAAAAGTCCCTATACCCCCTCTCCCAGGGCGTAATTTCTGGACTTCTAGGGGCCCACTGTCCCCAAACGCCCAGAGTTGTCCTTCCATTTTGCCAGCCAGTGTTATACCTACAGAAATTATCTCCCCACCCTCCAATAAGCCCACAGGCTCTCAGCTTCCTCCTTTATCACCATTTGCTGTTATCAGAGCACACAGCAGGGAATCCCAGAGCCAAGAGGGCCAGACCCCAGCCCAGTGGTTACCCAAGACACCACCTCTGACCTTAGAACCAGGAGGCATGGCATTAAAATGTTGCAAATTCCTTTACTGTTATCTGTCTCCCCCCACCATGTCTTTATTCCCTAACCCCTTTCCCCCAAAAGGTGCTACCTCCTTCCCAGACGGTTGAGAGAAGACAGGACTTCAGGCTAGACCCCTGTTAggctctccctcccccagcctggAGCCAGGGGAGGGAGGTGACAGATGGGAGagggataggtggatggatgggagATGGCCTGAGAAGGTGGGGCCAGGAAGGACTGTTCCAGGCTAACCCCTACTCCCTTCTTTGCCATCCCTGCCTCCAGGGCCGAGGCAGAGGCCTGAGTGACAGCTGGGCCGCACCACCTGTGGAGTAGTCCAATAAACGTTGTGGACTCCAGCAAGGCTGGTCCTGGTgtttttgagattgctgtggccAAAGACACTCTCCTGGCCTTGGTTCCCATCAGTGAGCTGGCGGGTGGGAGGGAGCAGCCACCTTGCTGCAGGAGCCTCATAGGTTGTGCCAGGAGACCagccagctgggggtgggggcagccagGTCCCGAGGCTGGCTGACCCACACATCATAGATGCTTTTATTAGGGGGCACCCCTTGGAAGAAGGCATCTAGATCCCAGAGCAGCCTTGGGGCCCGTGGAGTTTCAGGGGTCACCCTCCAGTAGGCTGGGCTGGTGGAAGATGGGCACCTGGGAcaggagggtggtggtggtgccaaGGGGACAACCACATTGGGGGCATAGATGGGCAAGTAGGAGGTGGGCAGCTGTCCCCAAAGGGAGGGCCTGTGTCCCCCATTGGATAGCCCCCGGAGGGCTGGTGTATCCTGCATTAAGTGGAGGGGCCAggctctgggctctggggagAGGATAGTGGGGCCAATGGCTCCCTTGGGGGAAGTCTGCCCCTCCTCTGTCGTGGGccctgggaggggacagaggggccACAGGGGCCTTTCACAGGAGGGCAGGGGAAGACTAGGTACTGCCTCCTCCCTGTTATTCCTTGTGCCCCCCAGGGCTGTGCTGGTCTGTggcaccagcctgggcctgagggATGCCCCCTCCCCCGGGTTCCCTAGCAGGGATTTGATGCTGAAGCCTTCGCAGGGAGGCGGGGGACCAGAAGGCCGGTAGGGTTGACCGTGCAGCACATAGGGACCCAGGTCTTTGACGAAGGCTCCATGTGTGCCTCCATTCTGCCAGCGCCTGCACAGGGCCGTGTTCTGCAACCGCAGGGCCTCTGCCGGAATCAGGCTCACGTCCACAGCCCAGAAGTTGCCCTTGGCCTGGGGCTTCGCTGGGTCTTTGGGTACCTGAAGTGGGGGCAGATTTGAGTGGGGCTGCCTGACATCGAGGCTCAGGATCTCTGCTTCTGCCCTGCCGCTAGTGCAGACCCTCGCCCTGCCCCACCTTGAGGAAGCATCGGTTGGAGGAGAGGTTATGCCTGATGGAGTCTTTCCAGCCCTCGTAGTCGTCCTTGAAGAAGGGGAACACCGCTTGGACCTGATGGATGATCTGAAACCACCACAAGGCCATTGTGAGCCAGTGTGGGGAGGGGACACCGTTCACCCCTCCCCCACAGTGGGGCCTGGGGCCACTGGTGCTGCCCACCTCAATTAGAAAACTTAAGGCAGGGAACAGTGGcccccgtggctcagtgagtagggcaccggccccatataccggaggtggtgggttcaaacccggccccggccaaaaaaaagaaaaggcagggagGAAGGCTCCAGGATAAGGGTAGCACCTGAGCCCCAGAGCCCTCAGTCTGGTCCCCCTGGCATAGCTGGGTGGAGCTGGGAGCCTGAGCCTGAACCTAGAAGTAGGTAGGGAATGGGTCTGGGGAAATGTCCAGCCACCGGGTGTGAGGAGACTGGGGACCTTCTCACCTGGGCCAGCTTCAGCCTGCGGGAGGGTGCGGCCTGAATCACCA encodes:
- the FOXH1 gene encoding forkhead box protein H1 produces the protein MGPCSNSCRGPLEAQSPSRPPKRRKKRYLRHDKPPYTYLAMIALVIQAAPSRRLKLAQIIHQVQAVFPFFKDDYEGWKDSIRHNLSSNRCFLKVPKDPAKPQAKGNFWAVDVSLIPAEALRLQNTALCRRWQNGGTHGAFVKDLGPYVLHGQPYRPSGPPPPCEGFSIKSLLGNPGEGASLRPRLVPQTSTALGGTRNNREEAVPSLPLPSCERPLWPLCPLPGPTTEEGQTSPKGAIGPTILSPEPRAWPLHLMQDTPALRGLSNGGHRPSLWGQLPTSYLPIYAPNVVVPLAPPPPSCPRCPSSTSPAYWRVTPETPRAPRLLWDLDAFFQGVPPNKSIYDVWVSQPRDLAAPTPSWLVSWHNL